Proteins encoded together in one Amblyomma americanum isolate KBUSLIRL-KWMA chromosome 1, ASM5285725v1, whole genome shotgun sequence window:
- the LOC144097328 gene encoding uncharacterized protein LOC144097328 — protein sequence MPRRRHAPLDWSSGESDCPDELDRQLRLLAKRRKVEPETSAQQSQPDGWSQGRPSGATSSASNRAARGQGSAKSGRSRLSKKADRQDRSSNAGAEDESSASSEEGDVDRDGSAEEDSDGGLVGDQGYRARRAVVTEECREQEKLVAHAGKRGRPKKRFGSKNRPRLAKRYEQTWESEDGDSSASSQGVEAPSTSSGCKGRHGLAKRYEQTWESEDGDSSASSQGEQGPSASSGCKRRRTFGRRKGKKARTTRGLKAARQKQLHKGGDKRQKSLAEGEVRLKTSKRLQVSDVYSDDDGEDESDGGAVGGTTSERGQSTSSFQPRAQSGPEPPAAAAKEDIGRMRLTRNQLKVLIHVPTFPSIAVGCFVRVRTKRRTVYRLMEVTAVVETANVRSLGLARTNKALRLRHGSREKVRRLGCVSNQQFTDREFQKWKRLTISKGAAFPTPREVAQKASDIQAALRDAPVPSDGETDGNEEERGPLSVHNYAAQRPESGDEKGGRARRKP from the coding sequence ATGCCGAGGCGTAGGCACGCACCGCTGGATTGGAGCAGCGGGGAGAGCGACTGCCCCGACGAGTTGGATAGGCAGCTGCGTCTTCTCGCAAAACGGAGGAAGGTCGAGCCCGAGACCTCGGCGCAGCAGTCCCAGCCTGACGGATGGAGCCAGGGTAGGCCTAGCGGAGCCACGAGCAGCGCCAGCAACCGGGCAGCTCGCGGCCAGGGGAGCGCCAAATCAGGTAGAAGCAGGCTGTCGAAGAAGGCGGATCGGCAGGACCGCTCCTCGAATGCCGGAGCTGAGGACGAGAGCAGCGCCTCGTCCGAGGAAGGCGACGTGGACCGTGACGGCTCTGCAGAGGAGGACAGCGACGGAGGCCTAGTCGGCGATCAGGGGTACCGGGCGCGCCGGGCGGTCGTGACTGAAGAGTGCCGCGAGCAGGAGAAGCTGGTGGCGCACGCCGGGAAACGAGGCCGTCCCAAGAAACGCTTCGGATCAAAAAACAGGCCGAGGCTCGCCAAGCGGTACGAGCAGACGTGGGAGTCCGAAGATGGGGACAGCTCCGCCAGCAGCCAAGGTGTAGAGGCCCCATCCACCAGCTCAGGGTGCAAGGGGCGTCACGGGCTCGCCAAGCGGTACGAGCAGACGTGGGAGTCCGAGGATGGGGACAGCTCCGCCAGTAGCCAAGGTGAACAGGGCCCTTCTGCCAGCTCCGGGTGCAAGCGGCGTCGCACGTTCGGACGGCGCAAAGGCAAGAAGGCACGCACCACCAGAGGTCTCAAGGCTGCACGCCAGAAGCAGCTCCACAAGGGAGGAGATAAAAGACAGAAATCTCTGGCGGAAGGCGAGGTGCGGCTGAAGACATCCAAGAGGCTCCAAGTGAGCGATGTATATTCAGACGATGACGGAGAAGACGAGTCAGATGGCGGGGCTGTTGGCGGCACAACTTCAGAGCGTGGTCAGTCGACCTCTTCATTCCAGCCCCGTGCTCAAAGTGGTCCCGAGCCACCGGCGGCTGCCGCGAAGGAAGACATCGGCAGGATGCGCCTGACACGTAACCAGCTGAAGGTTTTGATACACGTGCCGACCTTTCCCTCAATAGCGGTAGGCTGCTTCGTGCGTGTGCGCACGAAACGGCGCACTGTGTACAGGCTGATGGAGGTGACCGCCGTTGTGGAGACTGCTAATGTGCGCTCCCTGGGCCTTGCTCGCACAAACAAGGCCCTCCGCCTGAGGCATGGAAGCCGGGAGAAGGTGCGGCGGCTCGGGTGCGTCTCCAACCAGCAGTTTACAGATCGGGAATTCCAGAAATGGAAGAGGCTGACGATCTCCAAGGGCGCCGCATTTCCCACCCCACGAGAAGTGGCGCAGAAGGCCAGCGACATACAGGCCGCCCTACGGGACGCGCCCGTGCCATCGGATGGGGAGACGGATGGAAACGAGGAAGAGCGCGGCCCGCTAAGCGTGCATAACTATGCGGCACAGAGGCCCGAGTCCGGGGACGAGAAAGGAGGCAGAGCGCGAAGGAAGCCGTGA